A single genomic interval of Alteromonas sp. BL110 harbors:
- a CDS encoding YcbK family protein → MIVNNLIASVVAFALLFNAHYAHALAQGADAKNAEVVQKKVSQRSTQGAPHEPVVVENKAHLEDAEFSLKINNIVVPYNVFSLFVLPEEITELEIIYPQPDKTYQLFENGVMVAKSESMTWHWQAKDAPGEQRLEIRSEDGQVNMSLNVFVMIPAEEVQGGRLKYYHIGPYPDESEVKNKDVYVEPEGFIEVTQKNQDLLLSPHFKLKEFTSKQRSGYPKFVYLRPSLLLKLEMLRREMNMKNIHVSNMVIMSGYRTPQYNKAIGNVKFSRHVYGDAADIFVDNDGNYRMDDLNSDGVVNIKDADVMANMIAELNKRSEYKGLIGGMGVYGPKPHRGPFIHIDTRGIKARWRNP, encoded by the coding sequence ATGATAGTGAACAACCTAATAGCTTCGGTAGTGGCATTCGCATTACTTTTTAACGCACATTATGCACATGCCCTTGCGCAGGGCGCAGATGCGAAAAATGCCGAGGTGGTTCAGAAAAAAGTCTCTCAAAGAAGCACTCAAGGAGCGCCACATGAGCCAGTTGTCGTTGAGAATAAAGCTCACTTGGAGGATGCTGAGTTTAGTTTAAAGATCAATAATATCGTGGTGCCTTACAACGTCTTTTCTTTATTTGTATTGCCTGAAGAGATTACAGAGCTAGAAATTATTTATCCGCAACCGGACAAAACCTATCAGCTGTTTGAAAACGGCGTAATGGTTGCAAAATCCGAGTCTATGACATGGCATTGGCAGGCGAAAGATGCCCCTGGCGAGCAGCGCCTAGAAATAAGAAGCGAAGACGGACAGGTCAATATGTCGTTAAATGTATTTGTGATGATTCCTGCCGAGGAAGTACAAGGTGGACGCTTAAAATATTATCATATAGGGCCCTATCCGGATGAAAGCGAAGTTAAAAATAAAGACGTTTACGTTGAACCCGAAGGCTTTATTGAAGTTACCCAGAAAAACCAAGACTTACTATTGTCTCCGCATTTCAAGTTAAAAGAGTTCACCAGTAAACAGCGCTCTGGCTACCCTAAATTCGTGTATCTTCGTCCGTCTCTACTTTTAAAGCTCGAAATGCTTAGAAGAGAAATGAATATGAAAAATATTCATGTTTCAAACATGGTAATAATGAGCGGCTACAGAACGCCCCAATATAATAAGGCAATCGGTAACGTCAAATTTAGTCGACATGTATATGGCGATGCAGCCGACATTTTTGTAGATAATGACGGTAACTACAGAATGGACGATTTGAACAGCGATGGGGTAGTGAATATTAAAGATGCTGACGTAATGGCCAACATGATTGCAGAGCTTAATAAACGCAGTGAATATAAAGGCTTAATCGGTGGTATGGGGGTTTACGGACCTAAACCTCACCGAGGTCCATTTATTCATATTGATACCCGTGGTATTAAAGCGCGGTGGAGAAATCCTTAA
- a CDS encoding alcohol dehydrogenase family protein produces MSITNLLGDKQRFDVKPLDTTMKAVVTMANGGYEQLNYTDVPMPKPLAGEVLVQVLAAGVNNTEINTRLGWYSSKVTQGTDALDENDDEKSSAAEELDGGWNEQTPFPFIQGTDCCGRIVAVGEGVDSTRIGERILIRSCIRKDSWDSLENIWMASDFDGAFAQYVKITASEAFAVDCDWSDAELGTIPCAYGTAENMVHRAGVSKGEHVLVTGASGGVGSAVVQLAKRRGATVTAVVGKNKMDVLKEIGADRVIERNSDLVEVLGEKSVDVVIDNVAGEGFTQMSVVMKRGGRYASSGAIAGPIVTLDMRNFYLKDLTFIGCTAWDEPVFPNLISYIERGEIKPMLARTYPLEDIVTAQKDFSEKKHVGKIVLLPPKQTSSQQGFIDSLNK; encoded by the coding sequence ATGAGTATTACTAACTTGCTTGGCGACAAGCAGAGATTCGATGTAAAACCACTTGATACGACTATGAAGGCTGTGGTGACCATGGCGAACGGTGGTTATGAGCAGTTAAATTACACCGATGTTCCCATGCCAAAACCGCTTGCTGGCGAGGTGTTAGTTCAGGTTTTAGCAGCAGGTGTCAATAATACAGAAATTAATACTCGATTAGGTTGGTATTCTTCTAAAGTCACTCAAGGCACTGACGCGTTGGATGAGAATGACGATGAGAAATCAAGCGCTGCAGAAGAGTTAGACGGTGGGTGGAATGAACAAACCCCTTTTCCATTTATTCAAGGAACTGACTGTTGTGGTCGAATCGTAGCGGTTGGGGAAGGCGTGGACTCTACACGTATCGGAGAGCGAATTTTGATACGTTCTTGTATCCGCAAAGACTCTTGGGACTCATTAGAGAATATTTGGATGGCGTCAGACTTCGATGGCGCTTTCGCACAGTACGTAAAGATTACAGCAAGTGAAGCCTTCGCTGTCGACTGCGATTGGTCGGATGCCGAACTCGGAACCATACCTTGTGCTTATGGTACTGCTGAAAATATGGTTCATCGAGCCGGTGTTTCCAAAGGGGAGCATGTTTTGGTGACTGGGGCTTCCGGTGGCGTAGGTTCTGCTGTTGTGCAGTTAGCTAAACGCCGTGGTGCGACAGTTACCGCCGTTGTTGGTAAAAATAAAATGGACGTGCTTAAGGAAATAGGTGCAGACCGCGTTATCGAACGCAACAGCGACCTAGTTGAAGTGTTAGGAGAAAAGTCGGTAGATGTAGTTATCGATAACGTTGCAGGTGAAGGGTTCACTCAAATGTCCGTGGTTATGAAACGCGGTGGTCGCTACGCTTCTTCCGGCGCCATCGCGGGGCCAATAGTCACCCTTGATATGCGCAACTTTTATTTAAAAGATCTTACCTTCATTGGCTGTACCGCGTGGGATGAACCGGTATTCCCGAATCTTATTTCATATATCGAACGCGGTGAAATAAAACCTATGTTAGCTAGAACTTACCCGCTGGAAGATATCGTTACAGCCCAAAAAGATTTCTCTGAGAAAAAGCACGTGGGTAAAATCGTGTTGTTGCCTCCTAAGCAGACGTCATCGCAGCAGGGTTTTATCGATAGTTTGAACAAATAA